In the Dysidea avara chromosome 14, odDysAvar1.4, whole genome shotgun sequence genome, AAAAAAATCCTCCAATAAAGAAATTCACGATCCAATAGTATAGAACAAGTTAAAATCATTTAGCAGCCTGTGTAAGTGAAATCTAGTGGCAGAGTGGCTATACTGAAGGCGGATAGATCTCCTTTTGGGAGAATTATTGTGATGGCTCAAGGGAGCAACCTTAAGATGGAAGATATTCTGTCTCATCCCCTTGTACCATTACCTTGGGCCTTGTCCACACCAGATGGATTGCTTAGAAAAACCAATAAAGCTGCTTTACCAACATCTCTTCAAAGCAATGTAGCACCGATTGAGCAGTTACCAGATAATTTGCATTGACCATAGATGGAATGAGCTTAGTACAAAAGGTCAAAGGAGAGCAATCTACATTTGGTGATGTTGCTTCTGCAGTATTGCAAATGGTGCTGAGAGAAGGAAAACATAGCAAGAGAATCGATGTTGTTTTTGACACATACAAAGAAAATTCTATCAAAGGCAGTGAGAGGTTGCTACGAGGTGAAGAGACTGGTCATCAGTTTCAGAGCATTGCTAGTACACAGATTGTTAGGTAATGGAGGAATTTCTTGTCAAGAACCACAAACAAACCAGCTTGATTGGTTTTAGTAAGTGAATAGAAGAGTACACAGCACAGAGAACTATTGGGTGAGAAAGTTGTGTATGCTGCTGTTAGTGAGGTTTGTTTCAAAATTGCATCAGAGGAATGTGTGCAAGTACCATGTCTACAATGCAATCAAGAAGAAAAAAGCTGCCTTTTGTTGCATGCTGTAAGACTGTTAGTGATGTAGAGGATGAGTTTTTTTTTGTGAGTTGCAGTATTTCTGTATAGTTACATTATATTTCTGTACTTTATTGTTAGGCTATGGATCAGAATCCACACCTTACAAGGCAGAGTGTAGACTATCTGAATCAGGTACAGTGTGGATGATGTCCTTTCTGGACAATTCAATATAGGCCTGTCTGACTGAAGGTGCTATTGTGGGTTCCAATTGTTCTTGTCCTTATGGAACATCTAATGGGGCCAGATGTAAGCATGTTATTTGCTATGCTGTTGGTCTTGATGAAGCAGAAACAAACAAAGCCCGTAGTACCActtgtagcagcagcagcagcagcaacaaagaCTTGCAACGAACTGGTTGTCCCTAACATTACCCTGTATGTTTTATGTCTGCATTGTATTGTAGAATGAAATTGGAACTTTAACAAGAAATCATTACCAAAGTGGGCAGCACCCATGGTAATTCAATGATAAATTTGCAAGGCGGGGGAGGGCCAAGGGGGCATGTGCCCCCCAGTCGCGATGTGAGTGGGgcagtgccccccccccccaacttgGCTGAAAGCCTTGCAGCATTCACAGTCAGTGGGAGCCGGAGAGCATCCATAACGCTTGTGCcatgtgtgaagttataaatggacGGTACTGTAGTTCACACACTGTTGCAACTGTTCCTGCATCTTTCTGCATTCTTGTCTGCTGTAAATCAGGATGCTGGAGTTTACCTTTGTTTCCATCAACAATGCTTATCTGTGCCAAGACGGCGCTTCGATACTCTGCTGTCATGTAATATCGCTGAACAGCGCCTGGCTTCAAACTAAATCCAGTGGTATACCTCCTGGAGTCTGAGTATCTTTGTTGACAGTCACCTCAGTAGCTTGATCAACCAACTGGTATTCGTCCAAAAGGGTAGCACAGCAATTTTATGGGATATCAGACCAGACTTACTAGTAAAGAGTAAGCATCCAGTCACTGCATGGGTGTGGCTTACTAAACGCACTAAACAAGATTGATAATCAAATCAATAAATTTACATCAGAGCAGAGCTACTGTGTGGCGAGTCACTATATCCAGTCATTAGAAAATGAACTGTTAGCGTAAGTACAATTTGTTACTGAATGAGTTACAGTTTTGCTCAAAACTAAACTATGTAATATAGACCATCAATCACTGAAAAACACATTCTTCTTCTTTGGTCAGTTGATCTGCTAGTTGAGCTTGAGCAATTGTCAAAGATTCAACCATCATATCACATAATGCTGTGTTATGGGGCAAACGGTCAATAGATTTATGAGCACagtgctgaaggtttgtaggacacttggtcctacagcctgtttaaagtaagtgtgtttgaaaaggagaaaaaaatccatgactggacctgggtagcctcgaacctgcagccatccgattagtgctcaaatgcttacaggagtctgtgAAGTAGTCAGGATgatttctccttgtcaatttcatgtaatTGTTTTGGTGCACTATAGTGGAGTGTTCATGATAATCAGATGATTGTTTTTATTGTTGTACACAAGAGGTAATAGCTACTTAAAATTTATTAGTTAACCACAACTTTCATTTTTAAATGTGATGTCACTTGTTAAACATCAAAGTAATTTCTATTACACTAATACCAGTTCTCCATTAGATCATCAAGAATTGATTTAAAGTGTTAATTAACATGCAATACTGGACTGCTATAACTATTGTGGTATCTGCTACTATTGTGCTGGTAGGTAAGCAAAATCACTGTGATGACTTTGTTGCTGTATACAGAATGTTTATTGATATAGGGAACCAACCACATTTGGATATCCCAGGAAGTGCTATCTAGCTATAATGAAGGGCTGACAAGCACACATGCATGTTGCTGAAAACAGAACAAATCCTCCTCGTGTTATTGTGGTCAAAGATCATAGAACAATTACCAAATTGTTTCTATGAATAAAGAGCAAGATGGGAACAGTGGCTGTGTGATGTTTGTACTGGGAAATATAACTGGGACCTGTGTCGTCCGATGTCATATTTTCAAGCACAGATAGAAAAAACTGTTTTTCCTGTAATTGGAGCCCCACAATACAACAGTACCCAGTGGCATGCCAGTCACTGTTAGTTGTATGGTGAAGAAGAGTAATGACCTACTCTACCATGCAGTTATTGTGGATGAAGGGAAATGTGTTTGTTGGTATTGATGATAACCACACCTTGTGGTTCTCACAACATGACAACAGTACTAATATTTATGAACTGATAGTTCATTTTGTGACTGAGCCAGCTCCTTATACATGTATGTTGATGTCTACTGATGTGAAAGTTGTCAGCTCTGTGACACAGTATGTATCCGTTGATGGCAAGCAAagctatatgcatacacatgatGTTGATATTAGTATGTTTAGTAGGAATTCTGAGGAACTTGTTAATAACATTACATCAGTGGTTAAAGGTCACATGTTTAAAAATAGTAACAAACAAAGTGCAGCCTTTTAAGAATTTTCCCTTTACATTTGACTTTAGCAGTGAAGTGTAAGAGAGTAATTTTGTACATATTATAGTATGTAGCTGGCACAGATATAGACTCCCTCTAAAGTTTTTCTGAAGatacatacatttacaaatttacAGACACAACTAACACTTGTCTTCAGCTCATCAACACTGCATCTATTTTTGTGTTCTtcatagctattttgataagcaagaattcatactattacacatattctacctattatgctagcattatgctcaatgctttcaggcacctattatgctcataattatgccagcataatcggcaggtccctaccTATTATAGCAGGGAGAGCAATCAGATCTCTCAAGGTAACCACGAGGTGAGCGTCCAGTCATAGATGGTATAACTTGGTGGCAAACAAAACACTCTAGTGACTGAAAAGGAATCAACACCTATTGAGCATGTCCTAATTGAACTGCTCCTTCACAACAAGCCAATTTTACAGCCTCAACTGAGAAACTCCGTCCCACATCATTAACATACCAAGCTTGAATCACAATATTTCAGAGGTACGGTTGTGAAAGCACAGAAGGGTATGGTCATAGAATCATACACTGTATTTACACATGACTGTACAAGTATAGTTAATGTCTTTAATCATACATGCCACTTGAAGAACTGAGATAGGTATTGGAGTGTTTCTGATACTTCTGAATCATCTGTTGTGAATAAAAATGGTTAATGTAACAAATATAACATTACCTACCTAATTCTTCAGCAAACACATACTGTGTCACAGAGCTTACAACTTTCCCATCAGTAGACATCAACATACAAGTGTAAGGAGCTGACTCAGTCACAGAATGAACTGTAAGCTCACAAGTCTTAGTGTCACTGTCATGTTGTGAGAACCACAAGGAGTGGTTGTCATCAATACCAACAAACACATCTCCCTTCATCCATAATAACTGATGGTAGAGTAGGTCATTACTCTTCACTGTACAACTAACAGTAACTGGCATGCCACTGTGTACTGTTGTATTGTGGGGCTCTGTGGTGATCTTGGTTTCTACGATCAATAGCATCATATCATTGCTTATTACTCATCACTTGTATGCAAACATACCATTAATAATTGGAGTGACAGTTTTAACTATCTTGGATCTTCCACTGAAACATCTAACTGTACAACTGCCAGTGATATGTTTTAATACAAAGTGCGTGCGAAATTTAGGAGCTCTTTCTTTACTAGTAATGTCAAGTTTGCAGTTACTGCGATCCTCCATAACCACACTAACATGTGGAGGAATAATACTACCCTGAACAGTGCATGAGCCTTTTAACACTTCATCATAGAAAACAACTTCTGACATCTCCAAGTGTAACTGAGGTCCTACATTATAAATGTTACAGCATTGCACATCACTGCACTGTCTCACCTTTGGCCATAGAACATGTAACAGCAAGTGCTACAAAAAATGTTATAGTGACCAAAATCTTCATGTTGAAAACAAGTATATagtaaatattaattttttaactTGCTAAGTTGTACCGTTAGCTTTGATCATAACATTTATATAgtgttattataattatgtaactcAATATGACATAAAAATGACATCATAGGATATTACTGCATAACCAGACATGGAAATCAAATAATTTAACTCATTTGTATCCTTACTATAACTACAATGAGATGTTAATAATAATGACTTCACTGTATAGCAATATAGCTTCAAACAGAAGGGGATTTTTCTATTGTTTACAACTACGTGACACATATATGTCAGTATCAGTTCATTGATACATTATGTACCTAACCTTAATGTTGACAATATCTGCATGACATCATGTAGTTATGATGTTATCAAGTTAGGGACAGACCAAAGGAAATATCATATTGGAGACTTCTTTTAAGAAGGCACAGCAACTGTAAGGGTGATTTCATAACACACAATGTAAcatttgttgttttgttgttgtctGACAATAATTGTATATGTACTAAAACACAGTAAAGATACAATAGTGAGCACAAGAATACCATACACCCATCTTGACATTTCAAGACTGTATAAttataggtattgcatcattAATACAACTACTTCATACAGAACATTTTACACAAAACATATAATGTAGACAGGACCACAACAACCTTTCGGTTTCCTTTGtgaccacaaaattattttaaaattttctgtgtaaaTACGTGCAGCGTATTAGCAGTAAATCATAATCGTCTGAAAAATGTTCtctatttttttaaaaagttgGCTATAGCTATATCTATAAATCATGTAAGATTATGCGGCTTACACCAGCTGAGGCCACAAATGCTGTGAATGTCTTTGTTGGTAATCAAGAAAGACCACGGCAGAGAGAGGAATCCCACCCATACAGCTCTCAAGATAATGAATAAAGACCCAAGAAATCATCTCAGCATACTTCACAAAGTAAGTCACAAATACTGCAGTGGCATGTGCCCTATTTAGGTATGGAGACCACATGAGACTAGAAAGACATGAAGACAGCCACAGATAACTCCACATAGCAACAATCGGATACCATGAAGATTATAGGTGATTATCATAATCATTATTCAATGCTGCTCCTTTGATGTGCTATGTTAACTACACCCCACCTTAATAATGCAATTAGCTACCTTAATGTGCTGCAGCTATTATTGTACAAAAGGTCAAGATAAAAGTTATTTTACATGACTACTCTACTAACTATAGAGTATTTATGTATGCATATCTTGGTCTTTTGCAACCAAGCCATGGTAATTAATAAGAgattaatattatattatagcCATGTTCTTGATTTTCATTGTGCCTTAGTTGAAGGCTAGCTATTAGTAGGtattccagcccaattttttATTTTGGACTCATAATAGGTTGCTACTAATTCAATTGTGCTGTTTTTCCTTTACAATGTGTGGGGAGCCTTGGGATAAATGTATACCTTTTTAGcacactgtgcatgccaaagtagccaaTTCCAACCCATCAAGTTATACATTTTAGAGATCAGCATTCAATACTCTATTCTACTGAATGGACTGTCTTGAAATTGTAGTTggttctagctgcaagtttgtacatgcaatgagagtaacttcagggtctattggatctcagtgatctttgctttgtggtgagcaaataatATTGTGTTTCACTTgatcaatacaatggtgtacacCCATAAGCAAGTGACTACCTCaaaagttaacaacttatataaaggtaaacaactaaagtggaggtgactaaagtggaggtgtcacaataATGCAACAaaacctaaggtggagttgtggtttca is a window encoding:
- the LOC136244383 gene encoding uncharacterized protein isoform X2; translated protein: MAKGPQLHLEMSEVVFYDEVLKGSCTVQGSIIPPHVSVVMEDRSNCKLDITSKERAPKFRTHFVLKHITGSCTVRCFSGRSKIVKTVTPIINETKITTEPHNTTVHSGMPVTVSCTVKSNDLLYHQLLWMKGDVFVGIDDNHSLWFSQHDSDTKTCELTVHSVTESAPYTCMLMSTDGKVVSSVTQYVFAEELDDSEVSETLQYLSQFFKWHV
- the LOC136244383 gene encoding uncharacterized protein isoform X1; this translates as MKILVTITFFVALAVTCSMAKGPQLHLEMSEVVFYDEVLKGSCTVQGSIIPPHVSVVMEDRSNCKLDITSKERAPKFRTHFVLKHITGSCTVRCFSGRSKIVKTVTPIINETKITTEPHNTTVHSGMPVTVSCTVKSNDLLYHQLLWMKGDVFVGIDDNHSLWFSQHDSDTKTCELTVHSVTESAPYTCMLMSTDGKVVSSVTQYVFAEELDDSEVSETLQYLSQFFKWHV